A single region of the Mus caroli chromosome 16, CAROLI_EIJ_v1.1, whole genome shotgun sequence genome encodes:
- the LOC110311869 gene encoding stefin-3 encodes MSQKNLKIKGGLSEARPATPEIQEVADKVRPLLEEQTHEKYEKFKAVEYKSQVVAGQNLFIKMDVGNGCFLHMKVFRGLSREDDLKLKGYQTNKTKTDELTSM; translated from the exons ATGAgtcaaaaaaacttaaaaataaagggaGGCCTGTCAGAGGCCAGACCTGCCACACCAGAAATCCAGGAGGTTGCTGACAAG GTCAGACCTCTGCTTGAAGAACAAACCCATgagaaatatgaaaaattcaaGGCCGTTGAGTATAAATCTCAAGTCGTTGCTGGACAAAATTTGTTCATTAAG ATGGATGTAGGGAATGGTTGCTTCCTTCACATGAAAGTCTTCAGAGGCCTTTCTAGAGAAGATGATTTGAAACTTAAGGGTTACCAGACTAACAAAACCAAGACTGATGAGCTGACCTCCATGTGA